Below is a genomic region from Acidimicrobiales bacterium.
CGAGCTGGACGGCGTCGGCCACGTCATCGACCTGCTCGTCACCGACGCCCCGATGGCGACGGTGCTGGGCGCCTGCGCCGGCCTCGTCCCCGACGTCGTGGGCACCGCCGCGGTGGTGGGGCTCGTCGACGGCAGCCCGGTGATCGGGGCGAGGGAGGGCAGCGTCGCCGAGCACCTCGTCGCCGACGACCGCTGGTGGACCGCCACGCTGGCCGACGGCGAGGTGCGCGCCCCCGGCGACTTCGCCGGCTTCCCCGACGTCCTCGCCGACAAGGCCCGGGCCGAGGGCTTCCGCACGGCCTGGGTGTCGCCGCTGTTCGACGGGGCGACGGCCGCGGTCGTCGGGTGCCTGGTGGTGTGGGTGCGCACGAGCGGGGAGCGCAACATCGTCGACGACGACGCCCTGCGGCAGGCCGAGCGCCTGGCCAGCATGGTGATCGGCGAGCAGCGCCGCCACCACGCCCTCGACCGGGCGGCCGTGACCGACCCGCTGACCGGCGTCGGCAACCGGGCCGCCCTCCACCGCCGCCTCGACGCGGCCGGCGACACCGTCGCCATGGCGATCATCGACCTCGACGACTTCAAGCCCGTCAACGACCGCCACGGCCACGAGACGGGCGACGCCGTCCTGAAGGTGGTGGCCAAGCGGCTGTCAGGGGCGGTCCGCGAGGGCGACCTGGTGGTGCGCTTCGGCGGCGACGAGTTCGCCGTCGTGTTCGCCGCCGGCACCCCCGGAGTCGGGCTGGCGGGCGCCCAGCAGCGGATCGTCGAGGCCATCGAGGCCCCGATCAAGCTCCGCAACGGCCTGGTCCTGTCGGTGACCGCCAGCGTCGGTTTCGCCACCGCCGCCCCGAGCGCCGTCACGAAGGCCGCCGACACCGCCCTCTACCGGGCCAAGCACCTCTCCCGCACCCGGCCAGACTGACGCCCGGCGCCCCTAGATGCCTAGTTCCCCGGAGGTTGGCGAGTCGTTTGTGGTCGTTTGTTGTTCTCGAGTCGCCTGTGATCGGTCTCCGACGACGAACGACTCGACTGTGGGTTTGCGACCACAGATGACTCGGGACGGGACGGTCTCCGGGCACCGCACGATCAGGCCGGTCCGGGCTCGATGCGGCAGGGGGCAACCATTTCGGTCGCCCTACGCCGCAGCGACGGGCGCTGCCGTGGTTAGGCGTTGCCGCCGGCGGACTGGATGTTGGTGTTGACGGTCATGATGTCGTCGCTCATCATGCCGAGCCGTTCGATGGCGGTGTTGAGGGCCTGCTTGGTGGCGGGCCACTCCTCGTAGAAGCGGTGGGCGGCGGCGCCGTCGAAGTTGGCGGTGTTGAGTGAGTCGCCGTGGGAGATCAGCGTGTTGATGGCCTCGACCAGGCCCCCGCTGATGGTCCGCTTCATGGAGTCGATCGACTGGATCGCCTCGGGTGTCGAAGTGACAACGCCTTCCGCCATGGTTCGCCTCCGCTCGCCGCGTCCTGCTCGCATCGTAGGGCAACGCACACCCTGTGTCAGGGGCGGGGATGGGCGAGGAGGAAGCGGACCAGCTCCGCCGTTGCGTCGTAGCCGGCGTCGCCCGCGCTGGACCGGGGTGTCAGGCGGGACGTGCCGCCCGGCCAGGCGTGGGGAGCGCCGGCGATGGTGACGAAGGTGGCGGCCGACCCGTCGTCGCACGGCTCGCGCCGGGCTGTGGTGACGTCGCCGTCGGTCGTCTCCTCGGGTGCGGGGCAGCCGTCGGCGTCGGCCAGGTGGTCGAAGCCGTCGAGCGGCGGCGGGAAGGCGACCCCGGCGACCGACTCCGGACCGACGCCCCCGTCGATGGGCAGGTTCTGGTCGGCGGTGCCGTGCACGTGGATCACCGAGACGGGCTGCGACGGCTCGCACGGCTCGAGGGCGAGCGTGCCGGCCACCACGCCGATGCCGACCACCCGGTCGGCCAGCTCGCAGGCGAGGCGGTAGCTCATGATCCCGCCGTTGGAGTGCCCGAAGGCGAAGACCCGGTGGGGGTCGATCGGCTGCTCCGCCTCGACCGTGTCGATCAGCGCGGCGAGGAAGCCCACGTCGTCGACGTCCTCCCGGGCGGCGACGGCGCAGCACGTCCCGCCGTTCCACACGCCGCCCCGTCCGTTGGCGACCTTCACGCCGTCCGGGTGGACCACGACGAACCCGTTGCTCTCCGCCAGCCCCTCGACGTGGTTCGTGGTGGCGAACTGGTCGCCCCACCCGGTGCCGCCGTGGAGGCCGACGAACAACGGCACCGGCCCGTCGGGCAGGTCGGCGGGGACGTAGAGCCGGTAGGTCCGCTCCCGCCCCTCGAACGTCAACGTCCCGTGGGTGACGGTCCCCACCGGCTCCGCCGCCGCGTCGAGATCCACGGCGGTCGTGGTGGTCGTCGTCGTGGTGGTGGTCGTGGTCGTGGGCTCCGGCGTCGTCT
It encodes:
- a CDS encoding sensor domain-containing diguanylate cyclase; its protein translation is MIVGDVRGWETGVVVETDEEEVAPAIAERLVRALDRSPSSIVILIDEDLQIRWLSRSASWVTGSDPDDREGTSSLDRIHPDDVGRILHALDQLRTASQSPLPGPTRPVSAPLRYRFQRFDDDRWVVMEAQVHNLLDDPDVRGMLVISRQVTGELDGVGHVIDLLVTDAPMATVLGACAGLVPDVVGTAAVVGLVDGSPVIGAREGSVAEHLVADDRWWTATLADGEVRAPGDFAGFPDVLADKARAEGFRTAWVSPLFDGATAAVVGCLVVWVRTSGERNIVDDDALRQAERLASMVIGEQRRHHALDRAAVTDPLTGVGNRAALHRRLDAAGDTVAMAIIDLDDFKPVNDRHGHETGDAVLKVVAKRLSGAVREGDLVVRFGGDEFAVVFAAGTPGVGLAGAQQRIVEAIEAPIKLRNGLVLSVTASVGFATAAPSAVTKAADTALYRAKHLSRTRPD
- a CDS encoding WXG100 family type VII secretion target; protein product: MAEGVVTSTPEAIQSIDSMKRTISGGLVEAINTLISHGDSLNTANFDGAAAHRFYEEWPATKQALNTAIERLGMMSDDIMTVNTNIQSAGGNA
- a CDS encoding PHB depolymerase family esterase — protein: MTTSRGWLVVAAVSGLVAAACSRDSEETTPEPTTTTTTTTTTTTTAVDLDAAAEPVGTVTHGTLTFEGRERTYRLYVPADLPDGPVPLFVGLHGGTGWGDQFATTNHVEGLAESNGFVVVHPDGVKVANGRGGVWNGGTCCAVAAREDVDDVGFLAALIDTVEAEQPIDPHRVFAFGHSNGGIMSYRLACELADRVVGIGVVAGTLALEPCEPSQPVSVIHVHGTADQNLPIDGGVGPESVAGVAFPPPLDGFDHLADADGCPAPEETTDGDVTTARREPCDDGSAATFVTIAGAPHAWPGGTSRLTPRSSAGDAGYDATAELVRFLLAHPRP